In Paludibaculum fermentans, the genomic stretch GAAGATTTCCAAGAAGGACCTGCAGAGTATTCACGTACATCCGGGTCATGTTGAGCAGATCCGGGCGGCGTTGGAGGAAGAGGGCGTCATGACGGCGGAAGTTGTGGGCGACAACGCCCTGGCACTGGGCGACATTCTCTTTGAAACCAAGCAAGGCGAGTTGGATGCCCGCCTGGAGACGCAGTTCTCCGAGATTGAGAATGGGTTCGCTGACCGGATGTGATGGGAGTGGGCACGGAAACCATGGTTGCGGAACGCCATCTGCCGGAGCGGTTTAGCGCGGATCGATACCTGAGTCACCTGGACTCGATTGAGCCTCGCTGCTGGAATGGTACCGTCACGCGCATGACCGGCTTGCTGGTGGAATCGCGCGGACCGGCCACGGCGGTGGGCGACTTCTGCTGTATTCACACCTCCTCTGGCCGTTCATTCTTGACTCAGGTGATCGGCTTCCGCGAGGGCGCGGTGCTATCGATGCCCCTGGAGGAGCCGACGGGTTTGCGGCCGGGTGACCGGATTGTGGCGCGCAGCGGACAATCGCTGCTGCACGTCGGGCCGGGCCTGTTGGGCCGGGTTCTGGACGGGTTGGGACGGCCGATCGACGGCGGGCCGAGCATTGAAGCCGAAGATCACTACAATCTGTACGCGCCTCCCCCGAATCCGCTGCAACGGGCGATGATCACCCGACGAGTCACCACCGGCGTGCGCGCCATTGATGGCTTGCTGCCATGCGGGGAAGGGCAGCGCATGGGCATCTTCGGCGGCAGCGGCGTGGGGAAGAGCACGCTGCTGGGTGTGATGTCACGCGACAATTCGGCCGATGTGACCGTGATCGCGATGGTGGGCGAGCGCAATCGCGAAGTGAAGGCGTTTCTCGAGCATGAACTGCGGGGGGATGCCCGCAAACGCTCAGTGGTGGTGGCTGCGACAGGTGACCAGCCGGCCCCGGTGCGGATCCGTGCGGCGTACTTGGCTTTGACGGTGGCGGAGTATTTCCGGGATCAGGGGGCGAAGGTCCTGCTGATCATGGATTCCGTGACGCGCCTGGCCATGGCCCAGCGCGAGATCGGCCTGGCGGCGGGCGAACCGCCCAGCCAGCGCGGCTACACGCCGTCGGTCTTTGCGCTGCTTCCGCGGATTCTGGAACGAGTAGGCAACTTTGATCGCGGCTCGATTACCGGCTTCTTCACCGTGCTGGTGGAAGGTGACGATTTCAACGAGCCGATCTGCGATGCGGTGCGCGGCATTCTGGACGGACACATCATTCTTTCCCGTGAGATGGCGGCTTCCGGCCACTACCCGGCGATCGATGTCCTGCAGTCGGTGAGCCGGTTGGCGACGGAGATTTCGACGCAGGAGCACCTGGCCGCGGCGCAGAAGGTGAAAGAGTCGTTGGCGGTATACCGGCGATCGGAGGATCTGATCCTGCTGGGTGCGCACGTCAGCGGGGTGAACGCGAAGCTGGACACCTCGATTGCGCGGCGGGAAGAGATTCTGTCTTTCCTGAAGCAGAAGCCGGATGCGCGGGCGCGCGAAGATGAGACATTGAAACGCCTGACCGCGCTGGCGGCGACGCTCTGAGGCGCGCATGAAGAAGTTCTCATTCCGCCTGGAATCGGTGCTGCGATACCGGGAGACGCAAACGCGGCAACGCGAGGCGGAACTGCAACAGTTGCTGGCTCGACGGGTTCGCCTGGTGGCGTTTTTGAACGAGGTCCGGGCGCAGCGGGCTGAGGCGGAAAAGACCGGTCGCACCGATGGAGTCTCTGGTGGCGTACTGCAACTGCTGCATGACTACATTCAGGCGTCGAAGCGGCAGGAGCAGACCATCCTCGGACACATCACTGCAGTGGACAGGGAAATTGAAGCCGCGCGCAAGCGTCACCAGAAAGCGCGGAGCGACGAGAAGCTGCTGGAGACGCTGCGATCGAAGTC encodes the following:
- a CDS encoding FliI/YscN family ATPase, which gives rise to MVAERHLPERFSADRYLSHLDSIEPRCWNGTVTRMTGLLVESRGPATAVGDFCCIHTSSGRSFLTQVIGFREGAVLSMPLEEPTGLRPGDRIVARSGQSLLHVGPGLLGRVLDGLGRPIDGGPSIEAEDHYNLYAPPPNPLQRAMITRRVTTGVRAIDGLLPCGEGQRMGIFGGSGVGKSTLLGVMSRDNSADVTVIAMVGERNREVKAFLEHELRGDARKRSVVVAATGDQPAPVRIRAAYLALTVAEYFRDQGAKVLLIMDSVTRLAMAQREIGLAAGEPPSQRGYTPSVFALLPRILERVGNFDRGSITGFFTVLVEGDDFNEPICDAVRGILDGHIILSREMAASGHYPAIDVLQSVSRLATEISTQEHLAAAQKVKESLAVYRRSEDLILLGAHVSGVNAKLDTSIARREEILSFLKQKPDARAREDETLKRLTALAATL
- a CDS encoding flagellar export protein FliJ, whose amino-acid sequence is MKKFSFRLESVLRYRETQTRQREAELQQLLARRVRLVAFLNEVRAQRAEAEKTGRTDGVSGGVLQLLHDYIQASKRQEQTILGHITAVDREIEAARKRHQKARSDEKLLETLRSKSLESWRLESLREGEIVAGESYLAGLYRRENAKLEE